In Mercurialis annua linkage group LG6, ddMerAnnu1.2, whole genome shotgun sequence, the following are encoded in one genomic region:
- the LOC126688268 gene encoding RNA-binding protein 1-like isoform X2, protein MADAYWRYSDLRQPPQQQLQQQQPPPPQQQQIQQPPTIVGKRPRSDYDIPSGHQPPNYYAREDDRGPLRSVRDTDSIEASYERYLRGAPVPPYNGGQSARPISGVPSRPADDPRIEGMGGLEPGPAGKDRSLGSGRPEISLPPDASSTLFVEGLPSDCSRREVAHIFRPFVGYKEVRLVSKESRRPGGDPLVLCFVDFLSPAHSATAMDALHVWNLWIYVA, encoded by the exons ATGGCCGACGCCTATTGGAGATACAGCGACCTACGCCAGCCACCGCAGCAGCAGCTTCAGCAGCAGCAACCGCCGCCGCCGCAGCAGCAACAGATACAGCAGCCACCTACCATCGTCGGCAAACGCCCTCGCTCCGATTACG ATATTCCTAGTGGGCATCAGCCGCCCAATTATTATGCCCGTGAAGATGACAGAGGACCTCTACGTTCAGTTAGAGATACAGATTCCATTGAAGCATCGTATGAGCGATACTTGCGCGGCGCG CCAGTTCCACCATATAATGGAGGACAATCTGCTAGACCAATTAGTGGAGTTCCTAGTCGTCCTGCTGACGATCCACGTATCGAGGGTATGGGAGGCTTGGAACCAGGGCCTGCTGGGAAAGACAGGTCTCTGGGGTCAGGAAGACCTGAAATTTCCCTTCCTCCCGATGCTTCCAGCACACTGTTTGTAGAGGGGTTGCCATCTGATTGTTCTCGACGGGAGGTTGCAC ATATCTTCCGTCCTTTTGTTGGTTACAAAGAAGTGAGACTCGTGAGCAAGGAATCAAGACGT CCTGGAGGAGATCCGCTGGTACTCTGTTTTGTTGACTTTTTGAGTCCTGCACATTCTGCCACGGCCATGGATGCGTTACATG TTTGGAATCTTTGGATCTATGTTGCATGA
- the LOC126688268 gene encoding RNA-binding protein 1-like isoform X1 codes for MADAYWRYSDLRQPPQQQLQQQQPPPPQQQQIQQPPTIVGKRPRSDYDIPSGHQPPNYYAREDDRGPLRSVRDTDSIEASYERYLRGAPVPPYNGGQSARPISGVPSRPADDPRIEGMGGLEPGPAGKDRSLGSGRPEISLPPDASSTLFVEGLPSDCSRREVAHIFRPFVGYKEVRLVSKESRRPGGDPLVLCFVDFLSPAHSATAMDALHGYRFDEHDRDSSHLRLQFARFPGARSGGGHRGKR; via the exons ATGGCCGACGCCTATTGGAGATACAGCGACCTACGCCAGCCACCGCAGCAGCAGCTTCAGCAGCAGCAACCGCCGCCGCCGCAGCAGCAACAGATACAGCAGCCACCTACCATCGTCGGCAAACGCCCTCGCTCCGATTACG ATATTCCTAGTGGGCATCAGCCGCCCAATTATTATGCCCGTGAAGATGACAGAGGACCTCTACGTTCAGTTAGAGATACAGATTCCATTGAAGCATCGTATGAGCGATACTTGCGCGGCGCG CCAGTTCCACCATATAATGGAGGACAATCTGCTAGACCAATTAGTGGAGTTCCTAGTCGTCCTGCTGACGATCCACGTATCGAGGGTATGGGAGGCTTGGAACCAGGGCCTGCTGGGAAAGACAGGTCTCTGGGGTCAGGAAGACCTGAAATTTCCCTTCCTCCCGATGCTTCCAGCACACTGTTTGTAGAGGGGTTGCCATCTGATTGTTCTCGACGGGAGGTTGCAC ATATCTTCCGTCCTTTTGTTGGTTACAAAGAAGTGAGACTCGTGAGCAAGGAATCAAGACGT CCTGGAGGAGATCCGCTGGTACTCTGTTTTGTTGACTTTTTGAGTCCTGCACATTCTGCCACGGCCATGGATGCGTTACATG GTTATAGATTTGATGAGCATGACCGTGACTCGTCCCATTTAAGGTTGCAATTTGCTCGCTTTCCTGGTGCGAGATCAGGTGGCGGGCATCGTGGAAAACGTTAA
- the LOC126688110 gene encoding protein yippee-like At4g27745 — protein sequence MESGDDPFYSCINCKNPLAFFSDLLSTSYKAKSGQAYLFSHAMNVVLGRKEDKQMLTGLFTIAQINCSKCGEPLGWKYVTAYDKKQRYKEGNFILEKLKIFQEN from the exons ATGGAATCTGGAGATGATCCCTTCTACAGctgcataaattgcaaaaatccTCTTGCTTTCTTTAGTGATCTTCTTTCAACATCTTATAAG GCAAAGTCAGGGCAGGCCTATTTGTTCTCTCATGCGATGAACGTTGTGTTGGGACGCAAAGAAGATAAACAAATGCTCACCGGTCTATTCACCATTGCTCAGATCAATTGCAGTAAGTGTGGTGAGCCGTTGGGTTGGAAGTATGTGACTGCTTATGATAAAAAACAAAGGTATAAGGAAGGCAACTTTATTCTTGAGAAGCTCAAGATTTTCCAAGAAAATTAA